A stretch of the Hydrogenobacter sp. genome encodes the following:
- a CDS encoding glycosyltransferase family 4 protein gives MKVLILNRRCIKHPQRGGAEAYTMELARAVLQTGGKVEWFSSRPKGTQSEEVIEGVKFVRRGNELTTHIYGFLYALKKSEDWIILDEFNGIGYFTFFLKNSVLLIHQLYGEFWNAQFGFLGYFFRFLERLFLKLYRKRDTITVSASTYQDLKKLGFEKARIIHNCIDIKPLKDLPKKEEKLNLVYLGRLKRTKNPEDAVKAFLLIKEKVKETKLNIIGDGPMMSYLKEVYGKVPDITFWGYLDDRAKYRILERSHLLLVPSLREGWGRVVVEANAVGTPAIGYDVPGLRDSIKDKVTGFLVKDHVQMAQKAILLWENRELYKTMSENALRWARNFIQEITKEEFINFLRSRL, from the coding sequence ATGAAGGTGCTTATACTCAACAGAAGGTGTATAAAGCATCCCCAGAGAGGAGGTGCTGAGGCTTATACTATGGAACTGGCAAGAGCTGTATTGCAGACAGGTGGAAAAGTGGAGTGGTTTTCTTCAAGACCTAAGGGGACACAAAGCGAGGAGGTTATTGAAGGTGTGAAGTTTGTCAGGAGAGGAAACGAACTTACCACCCATATTTACGGCTTTTTGTATGCTCTGAAAAAGTCAGAAGACTGGATAATCCTTGATGAGTTTAATGGTATCGGATACTTCACCTTTTTTTTAAAGAACTCTGTATTGCTTATACATCAACTGTACGGAGAGTTTTGGAATGCGCAGTTTGGATTTCTCGGTTACTTTTTTAGATTTCTTGAGAGGCTTTTCTTAAAATTATACAGAAAAAGGGATACTATTACCGTTTCGGCTTCTACGTATCAGGATCTCAAAAAGTTAGGTTTTGAAAAAGCACGTATAATTCACAACTGCATAGATATAAAACCCCTCAAAGATCTTCCGAAAAAAGAAGAAAAACTGAACCTTGTATATTTGGGAAGATTGAAAAGAACAAAAAACCCTGAGGATGCGGTAAAGGCTTTCCTTCTCATAAAGGAAAAGGTAAAAGAGACAAAACTCAATATCATAGGCGATGGTCCCATGATGTCTTATCTCAAAGAGGTGTATGGGAAGGTACCTGACATTACCTTTTGGGGATATTTGGACGATAGGGCAAAGTATCGGATATTGGAAAGATCTCACTTACTCTTAGTGCCAAGCTTAAGAGAAGGTTGGGGAAGGGTAGTAGTTGAAGCCAACGCTGTAGGAACTCCGGCAATAGGCTACGATGTTCCGGGATTAAGAGACAGCATAAAAGATAAGGTAACAGGTTTTCTGGTAAAGGATCACGTACAGATGGCGCAAAAAGCCATACTCCTGTGGGAGAACAGAGAGTTGTACAAAACTATGTCTGAAAATGCACTAAGGTGGGCAAGAAACTTTATACAGGAGATAACCAAAGAAGAGTTCATCAATTTCTTGAGGTCAAGACTATGA
- a CDS encoding polyprenol monophosphomannose synthase, protein MKTLLVLPTYNEAQNVKILLPKLLNFAFLDILVVDDNSQDGTSDTVKAYSEKTLKVNLIQRPYKLGLGSAYVEGFKWGLERGYELFFEMDADLSHNPEDIPKFIEKVKEGYDVVIGSRYMNNTISVVGWDFKRLILSKFANLYAIGILGLKGLSDVTSGFRCYRRSVLENVNLDRIKSNGYAFQIEMVYKAYTRGFKIAEIPIIFYERNSGSSKMNRGIVLEAIIIVWRLKFGKT, encoded by the coding sequence ATGAAGACTCTTTTGGTCTTGCCCACATACAACGAAGCGCAGAACGTAAAAATCCTTTTACCTAAACTTCTTAACTTCGCTTTTCTGGATATTCTCGTCGTGGACGATAACTCTCAAGACGGAACATCAGATACAGTAAAGGCATACTCTGAAAAAACACTGAAAGTTAATCTCATACAGAGACCATATAAGCTCGGGTTGGGTAGTGCCTATGTGGAAGGCTTCAAATGGGGTCTTGAGAGGGGTTACGAACTTTTCTTTGAGATGGACGCTGATCTGTCCCACAATCCGGAGGACATACCGAAATTTATAGAAAAGGTAAAAGAAGGTTACGATGTAGTAATCGGATCAAGATACATGAACAACACCATAAGCGTGGTGGGTTGGGATTTTAAAAGGTTGATCCTTTCCAAATTCGCAAACCTGTACGCTATTGGCATTTTGGGACTTAAAGGACTTTCGGATGTGACGAGCGGATTTAGATGCTACAGAAGGTCAGTTCTTGAAAATGTGAACCTTGACAGAATTAAGTCAAACGGTTACGCCTTTCAGATAGAGATGGTTTACAAAGCTTACACAAGAGGCTTTAAAATAGCGGAAATACCTATAATATTTTACGAAAGAAACAGCGGTTCTTCAAAAATGAATAGGGGGATAGTTTTGGAAGCGATCATAATCGTGTGGAGGTTGAAGTTTGGAAAAACATAA
- a CDS encoding class I SAM-dependent methyltransferase has translation MEKHKGYQKHLASIREIGLRPLFRKLSEKRSFMYKLYLRLTNISVKKLIAIPNIKSASKILDIGCGTGEVLEYIKRFLNSSAELFGVDLERNFMLPDYVNFSNCDIDQDFLPFKDGSFDLVVSNFVIEHLINPQKFFAESFRVLKSGGYFYCSTEYYISLFCPEGYNFYSDPTHIRPWTKKSLKTLAKMSGFEIYEVGILRWWEFLPLLPVFPFLNLITKNDFSFIPYEIFGRTVYIIAKKP, from the coding sequence TTGGAAAAACATAAGGGATACCAAAAACACCTCGCAAGTATTAGAGAGATAGGCTTAAGACCCTTATTTAGAAAGCTATCGGAGAAAAGATCTTTCATGTACAAGCTATATCTGAGACTTACCAACATATCTGTGAAAAAGCTTATCGCCATACCTAACATAAAAAGTGCGTCAAAGATACTTGACATAGGTTGTGGGACAGGGGAAGTCCTTGAGTACATAAAAAGGTTCCTAAACTCCTCGGCTGAACTTTTTGGTGTAGATCTTGAAAGGAATTTTATGCTACCTGATTACGTAAACTTCAGCAACTGCGACATAGATCAAGATTTTTTGCCTTTTAAAGATGGTTCCTTTGACTTAGTTGTATCAAATTTCGTAATAGAACACTTGATAAATCCTCAAAAATTCTTTGCGGAAAGCTTCAGAGTACTCAAAAGCGGAGGATATTTTTACTGCTCCACGGAGTACTACATATCACTTTTCTGTCCCGAAGGTTACAACTTTTATTCGGATCCCACTCACATAAGACCGTGGACTAAGAAAAGCCTAAAAACTCTTGCCAAAATGTCAGGTTTTGAAATATATGAGGTTGGTATCCTCAGATGGTGGGAATTTTTACCACTATTACCCGTATTTCCTTTTCTAAACCTGATAACAAAAAACGATTTTTCTTTTATACCCTATGAAATCTTTGGAAGAACGGTTTATATAATAGCAAAAAAGCCATGA